From the genome of Acidimicrobiales bacterium, one region includes:
- a CDS encoding GDP-mannose 4,6-dehydratase — protein MRVFVTGGHGFVGTYLVEHLRALGDDVTAPHQNDVDLGDQSTLTAAVLAASPDAVIHLAALAHVGESWKDPARTFDVNAVGTLHLLEATRRVEPAPRVLLIGSAEVYGPVRPEDLPLTEDHKLNPVTPYAVSKVAAEYLGVQYHLGFGVPVVRARSFNHIGPGQAGRFVVADIAGRIAEAIKSGDTSPIKVGNLSARRDYTDVRDVVRAYRLLVTEGTAGEAYNVCSGVDVSVETLAQKLLALADVDLRVEVDPALVRPVDVPVLVGSNARLRAATGWQPEISLDDTLRDVLAALL, from the coding sequence ATGCGGGTGTTCGTGACCGGCGGCCACGGGTTTGTCGGGACGTATCTGGTCGAGCATCTGCGCGCTCTGGGAGACGACGTGACCGCGCCGCACCAGAACGACGTCGACCTCGGCGATCAGTCGACCCTGACCGCGGCGGTGCTCGCCGCCTCCCCCGACGCCGTCATTCACCTCGCCGCGCTGGCACACGTGGGGGAGAGCTGGAAGGACCCGGCGCGCACCTTTGACGTGAACGCCGTCGGCACCCTGCATCTCCTCGAGGCAACCCGGCGGGTCGAGCCAGCGCCGCGGGTGCTGTTGATCGGATCAGCCGAGGTGTACGGACCGGTCCGGCCCGAGGACCTGCCGCTCACCGAAGACCACAAGCTCAACCCCGTCACCCCCTATGCGGTCAGCAAGGTTGCCGCGGAATACCTGGGCGTGCAGTACCACCTCGGCTTCGGCGTGCCGGTCGTGCGCGCCCGGTCGTTCAACCACATCGGCCCCGGCCAGGCGGGGCGCTTCGTGGTGGCCGACATCGCCGGGCGGATCGCCGAGGCGATCAAGAGCGGCGACACGTCGCCGATCAAGGTCGGCAATCTCAGCGCCCGGCGTGATTACACCGACGTGCGCGACGTCGTGCGCGCCTATCGCCTGCTCGTCACCGAGGGGACAGCGGGGGAGGCGTACAACGTCTGCTCCGGTGTCGACGTCTCGGTCGAGACGCTGGCGCAGAAGCTGTTGGCGCTCGCCGACGTCGACCTGCGGGTAGAAGTCGACCCGGCGCTGGTGCGGCCGGTCGACGTGCCGGTGCTCGTCGGGAGCAACGCCCGCCTGCGCGCCGCGACAGGCTGGCAGCCGGAGATCTCCCTCGACGACACGCTGCGCGACGTCCTCGCCGCGCTCCTTTAA
- a CDS encoding glycosyltransferase, with amino-acid sequence MPPETAPQPVLDPDDSEVDGELTSLPPVVAVVVTRDPGPWFDSAVAALAAQDYGDLSILVLDAGSAEDPTARVAAVAPDAFVRRLGNDPGWPAATNEALGMVQGAAYLLFCHDDCAPAPDAVRLLVEEAYRSNAGVIGPKIVDWDEHNRIVSVGVTIDKTGVVAPLAEPGELDQEQHDAVRDVFAVDGACMLVRADLAASLGGFDPKLWPHGEDIDFCWRAQIMGARVMVAPAARASHRGATRNGFRAGLGNAARPVDKRDRSRHRDEVRAAEVRHRVRMVLTNYSAPHLLRVLPQLVIVQIAELLYALLAGRRRVAAAIVGGWTEVLGDLKSVRAARIRVNKARLFPDSEVRRLQARGFARLNQFVRGQLHGEDRARAFAESSADLVRELAGSRGALITWGGLLLVLLVGLRGLIFGHLPAVGQFASVPGVGTLLHQFASGWRLTGLGGETPAPPAFAFLAAAGTVLLGAASQAQKLLVLGMIPLGLFGAYRLSRTLDVPRAGLVGLLAYAVVPLPYAALARGRWDGLVAYAVVPFVFARMRRGAEGMGVRATEPADGRHRAPYLFEWRSALGIGIGLAIASAFAPQLLAMTLLLAVGIAVGSLLVGEFGDARRAVETGVVATGVALLLLAPWSFTLLSPQGLVHALFGPGLATRDGLSLGAALRLETGRIGGPPFGWALLLAAALPLAIGRGWRFSWAVRCWSVVVVDAIFVVAVGRGWIGLPVPSPEVFLAPAAIALAWLVALGFISFRVDLSEFRFGVPQAAAIAASVAFGFAALPIVGAAVSGRFDLATSNYGTTLGGYLDTAKHGDFRVLWVGDPEVLPVASWPIAAGIAYGTSRNGVGDVTDQWAPTRPGPSRVLGDAVKVALTGRTTRLGHLLGPMAVRYVVVPRRVGPAAHGRPVLEPSRDVAGALSEQVDFRQLDATADFAIFENAAWVPLRATLTPAQATNVVSAGKGFRAAGDNELSDIDPALTKKESDFHYSGTTAADTAVLFAETPSPRWHLRVGGHSAKRSSAYGIGSVYATGNGGKTSLRYSTSILRYLSLVLELGVWVVAIRAAWNWRKSTRGVVV; translated from the coding sequence ATGCCCCCCGAAACGGCCCCGCAGCCGGTACTGGACCCGGACGACTCGGAGGTCGACGGCGAGCTCACGTCGTTGCCGCCGGTGGTCGCGGTCGTGGTGACGCGTGATCCGGGGCCGTGGTTCGACTCGGCCGTGGCGGCCCTCGCCGCCCAGGACTACGGCGATCTGTCGATCCTCGTGCTCGACGCCGGCAGCGCCGAGGACCCGACGGCGCGCGTCGCCGCCGTCGCCCCCGACGCCTTCGTGCGCCGACTCGGCAACGACCCGGGCTGGCCGGCGGCGACGAACGAGGCCCTCGGCATGGTGCAGGGCGCCGCCTACCTGTTGTTCTGCCACGACGACTGCGCCCCGGCGCCCGACGCCGTGCGCCTGCTCGTCGAGGAGGCCTACCGGTCGAATGCCGGCGTCATCGGCCCGAAGATCGTCGACTGGGACGAGCACAACCGCATTGTCTCGGTCGGCGTCACCATCGACAAGACCGGTGTGGTCGCCCCGCTGGCCGAGCCGGGCGAACTCGACCAGGAGCAGCACGACGCCGTGCGCGACGTGTTCGCCGTCGACGGCGCCTGCATGCTCGTACGCGCCGACCTGGCGGCGTCACTCGGCGGCTTCGACCCGAAGCTGTGGCCCCACGGCGAGGACATCGACTTCTGCTGGCGCGCCCAGATCATGGGTGCCCGCGTGATGGTCGCGCCCGCGGCGCGGGCGTCGCATCGCGGCGCGACGCGCAACGGCTTCCGCGCCGGGCTCGGCAACGCCGCCCGACCCGTCGACAAGCGCGACCGGTCACGACATCGCGACGAGGTGCGCGCCGCCGAGGTGCGTCACCGCGTGCGCATGGTGCTCACCAACTACTCGGCGCCACACCTTCTACGGGTGCTGCCCCAGTTGGTGATCGTGCAGATCGCCGAGTTGCTCTACGCCCTCCTCGCCGGCCGGCGACGTGTCGCCGCCGCCATCGTCGGGGGATGGACCGAGGTGCTGGGCGACCTCAAGTCCGTGCGCGCCGCCCGCATACGCGTCAACAAAGCGCGGCTGTTCCCCGATAGCGAAGTGCGCCGCCTCCAGGCGCGCGGCTTCGCCCGGCTCAACCAGTTCGTGCGCGGGCAGCTGCACGGCGAGGACCGCGCCCGCGCCTTCGCCGAGTCGAGCGCCGACCTCGTGCGCGAGCTTGCCGGTTCGCGGGGCGCGCTCATCACCTGGGGCGGTCTCCTGCTCGTGTTGCTCGTCGGTCTGCGCGGCCTGATCTTCGGTCACTTACCCGCCGTGGGGCAGTTCGCCTCCGTGCCCGGCGTGGGCACGCTGCTGCACCAGTTCGCGTCGGGCTGGCGCCTCACCGGCCTCGGTGGCGAGACACCGGCGCCTCCGGCTTTCGCCTTCCTGGCGGCCGCCGGCACCGTGTTGCTCGGTGCCGCGAGCCAGGCACAGAAGCTGCTCGTGCTCGGGATGATCCCGCTCGGGCTCTTCGGCGCCTACCGCCTCTCGCGCACCCTCGACGTGCCCCGCGCCGGTCTCGTCGGACTGCTGGCGTACGCCGTGGTGCCACTGCCCTACGCGGCGTTGGCGCGCGGTCGCTGGGACGGGCTGGTGGCCTACGCCGTCGTGCCGTTCGTGTTCGCCCGCATGCGCCGCGGCGCGGAGGGTATGGGTGTGCGGGCGACGGAGCCCGCCGACGGCCGCCACCGCGCCCCGTACCTGTTCGAGTGGCGCTCGGCGCTTGGCATCGGTATCGGCCTCGCGATTGCGTCGGCCTTCGCTCCACAGTTGCTGGCGATGACCCTGCTGCTGGCCGTCGGCATCGCCGTGGGTTCGCTGCTCGTCGGCGAGTTCGGCGACGCTCGGCGCGCCGTCGAAACCGGCGTGGTTGCCACCGGGGTGGCCCTGCTGCTGCTGGCGCCGTGGTCGTTCACGTTGCTGAGCCCCCAGGGACTGGTGCACGCGCTGTTCGGGCCCGGGCTCGCCACCCGCGACGGCTTGTCGCTCGGCGCCGCGCTGCGGCTCGAAACCGGCCGCATCGGGGGTCCGCCCTTCGGTTGGGCGCTGCTGCTCGCCGCCGCGCTGCCCCTCGCCATCGGCCGGGGCTGGCGCTTCAGCTGGGCCGTGCGCTGCTGGTCGGTCGTCGTCGTCGACGCGATCTTCGTGGTCGCGGTTGGGCGCGGCTGGATCGGCCTGCCCGTGCCGAGTCCCGAAGTGTTCCTGGCGCCTGCTGCGATCGCGCTGGCGTGGCTCGTCGCCCTCGGGTTCATCTCGTTCCGCGTCGACCTGTCGGAGTTCCGCTTCGGCGTGCCGCAGGCGGCCGCCATCGCAGCCAGCGTCGCGTTCGGCTTCGCCGCGTTGCCCATCGTGGGCGCGGCGGTGTCGGGCCGTTTCGACCTGGCCACGTCGAATTACGGCACGACGCTCGGCGGCTATCTCGACACCGCCAAGCACGGCGACTTCCGGGTGCTGTGGGTCGGCGACCCCGAAGTGCTGCCGGTGGCGAGCTGGCCCATCGCCGCCGGCATCGCCTACGGCACGTCACGCAACGGCGTGGGTGACGTCACCGATCAGTGGGCCCCGACGCGGCCGGGCCCGTCGCGGGTCCTGGGCGACGCCGTCAAGGTGGCGCTCACCGGGCGCACGACCCGCCTCGGTCATCTGCTCGGGCCGATGGCGGTGCGCTACGTCGTCGTGCCGCGCCGTGTCGGCCCCGCGGCGCACGGCCGGCCCGTCCTCGAGCCGTCGCGCGACGTTGCCGGTGCACTGTCGGAACAGGTCGACTTCCGTCAGCTCGACGCGACCGCCGACTTCGCCATCTTCGAGAACGCCGCCTGGGTGCCGCTGCGGGCCACGCTCACGCCGGCGCAGGCGACCAACGTCGTGAGCGCCGGCAAGGGTTTCCGCGCCGCCGGCGACAACGAGCTCAGCGACATCGACCCGGCGCTGACGAAGAAGGAGTCGGACTTCCACTACTCCGGGACCACCGCGGCCGACACCGCCGTGCTCTTTGCCGAGACGCCCTCGCCGCGCTGGCACCTTCGCGTCGGTGGCCACAGCGCCAAGCGCTCATCGGCGTACGGGATCGGATCGGTCTACGCGACGGGCAACGGCGGCAAGACGTCGCTGCGGTACTCGACGTCCATCCTGCGCTACCTCTCGCTGGTGCTCGAGTTGGGCGTGTGGGTGGTGGCGATCCGCGCCGCCTGGAACTGGCGCAAGTCGACGCGCGGGGTGGTCGTGTGA
- a CDS encoding DUF5719 family protein, with protein MKSDRRFVAIAILAAVLVLVGLLDRADRPPLTPAGARLATAYAPAASPPDAFASTWYCPAGTATGGSADSTVVVFNPTGRRLRGSVDVFGSDGNRGSHSLSVGPRERVAVREADVLKAAYVAAMVRLDGGGATVEHATTGPLGEAVGTCASSASTNWYVPEGATTRSAQLIYALFNPFPDDAIVDMSFATEQGRAAPAAFQGIVVPANGLVPLDVGTHVRRRAHVSAAIHARRGRVVVETLQVHNGDGRRGVGLMLGLPRTATSFVFPDGIASPERFEQLHLFNPNRGEASVQLDLVLDAGKAQPFQLRVPAQGRITVDLTSESRVPKNVGHALLLRVSNGVPIAVSRTTDVGPPAARRGYLTDEGATAAALHWGFAAGGVTPGLDEWIAVINEAPTAVTVDLTTLTDGRLTALAGLNGVRIPRGGRRVFRLADHGATPDTPIIVNATGPVVAERSLYSVGGTGASAVMGAVLSTAEG; from the coding sequence GTGAAGTCGGATCGGCGCTTTGTCGCCATCGCCATCCTCGCCGCGGTGCTCGTCCTCGTCGGCCTGCTCGACCGCGCCGACCGGCCGCCGCTCACGCCCGCCGGCGCGCGGTTGGCAACGGCGTACGCCCCGGCGGCGTCGCCCCCCGACGCCTTCGCGTCGACGTGGTACTGCCCGGCGGGCACGGCCACCGGCGGTAGCGCCGACAGCACGGTTGTCGTCTTCAACCCGACGGGGCGGCGGTTGCGCGGCTCGGTCGACGTGTTCGGTTCCGACGGCAATCGCGGTTCGCACAGCCTGAGCGTCGGCCCACGCGAGCGTGTCGCCGTGCGGGAGGCCGACGTGCTGAAGGCCGCCTACGTCGCCGCCATGGTGCGACTCGACGGCGGCGGCGCCACGGTCGAGCACGCCACCACCGGTCCACTCGGCGAGGCGGTCGGGACGTGCGCGTCGTCGGCGTCGACCAACTGGTACGTGCCCGAAGGTGCCACCACGCGCAGCGCCCAGCTGATCTACGCGCTGTTCAACCCGTTCCCGGACGACGCCATCGTCGACATGAGCTTCGCCACCGAGCAGGGCCGCGCCGCGCCCGCGGCGTTCCAGGGCATCGTCGTGCCGGCCAACGGGCTCGTACCGCTCGACGTCGGCACGCACGTGCGCCGCCGCGCCCACGTCAGCGCCGCCATCCACGCGCGGCGCGGGCGCGTCGTCGTCGAGACGCTCCAGGTGCACAACGGCGACGGCCGGCGCGGCGTCGGCTTGATGCTCGGCCTGCCCCGCACCGCCACGTCGTTCGTCTTCCCGGACGGGATCGCCAGCCCCGAGCGATTCGAACAGCTGCACCTGTTCAACCCGAACCGCGGCGAGGCGTCGGTACAGCTGGACCTCGTGCTCGACGCCGGGAAGGCGCAGCCGTTCCAGCTGCGGGTGCCGGCGCAGGGTCGCATCACCGTCGACTTGACCTCCGAGTCGCGGGTGCCGAAAAACGTCGGCCACGCACTCCTGCTGCGGGTGTCGAACGGCGTGCCGATCGCGGTGTCGCGCACGACCGACGTCGGTCCGCCCGCAGCGCGGCGCGGTTACCTCACCGACGAGGGTGCCACCGCCGCGGCGCTGCACTGGGGCTTCGCGGCGGGCGGTGTCACGCCGGGCCTCGACGAGTGGATCGCCGTCATCAACGAGGCGCCCACCGCCGTGACCGTCGACCTCACGACGCTCACCGACGGTCGGCTCACCGCGCTGGCGGGCCTCAACGGCGTGCGCATCCCTCGCGGTGGCCGCCGCGTCTTCCGCCTCGCCGACCACGGCGCCACGCCGGACACGCCGATCATCGTGAACGCCACCGGCCCCGTCGTCGCCGAGCGCAGCCTCTACTCCGTCGGCGGCACCGGCGCCTCCGCCGTCATGGGCGCGGTGTTATCGACGGCGGAGGGCTAG